A region from the Nocardioides exalbidus genome encodes:
- a CDS encoding HGxxPAAW family protein encodes MAAGHGNTPAAWTAVSVAMLGFVVGSVALLQVPTQRTLLWIGIIIAVVAFPLYLVLAKLGFATSEH; translated from the coding sequence ATGGCTGCAGGCCACGGCAACACCCCCGCTGCTTGGACCGCCGTGTCGGTCGCGATGCTCGGCTTCGTCGTCGGCAGCGTTGCCCTCCTCCAGGTCCCGACCCAGAGGACCCTGCTCTGGATCGGCATCATCATCGCCGTGGTGGCCTTCCCGCTCTACCTCGTGCTGGCCAAGCTCGGCTTTGCCACGTCCGAGCACTGA
- a CDS encoding aminotransferase class IV yields the protein MRAWLNGDLMSDPTAAAVAVTDHGFTVGDGVFEAVKTLGGTPFALGRHLDRLERSAAGLGLPAPDLDVVRRGVAAVLADGAEHDPIGRLRITWTAGPAPMGSGRGGGPPTLAVAYSAIDVAASETTVVTVPWTRNELGATAGLKTTSYAENVVALAHAKERGGTEAVFANTAGNLCEGTGSNVFYVVDGELRTPTLASGCLAGVTRALVIDWCGAREVDEPLADVLAHASEAFLVSTTRDVQAISRWDDRELPAPGPHTQRCATTWAAREAETMEP from the coding sequence ATGCGCGCGTGGCTCAACGGTGACCTGATGTCCGACCCGACGGCGGCGGCGGTCGCAGTCACCGACCACGGGTTCACCGTGGGCGACGGTGTGTTCGAGGCGGTCAAGACCCTCGGTGGCACGCCGTTCGCGCTGGGTCGTCACCTCGACCGGCTCGAGCGTTCGGCCGCCGGGCTGGGGCTGCCCGCCCCCGACCTCGACGTCGTACGACGCGGGGTGGCGGCGGTGCTCGCCGACGGTGCGGAGCACGACCCGATCGGGCGGCTGCGGATCACCTGGACCGCCGGTCCGGCCCCGATGGGGTCGGGCCGTGGTGGCGGTCCGCCGACCCTGGCGGTCGCCTACAGCGCCATCGACGTCGCGGCGAGCGAGACGACCGTCGTGACGGTCCCGTGGACCCGCAACGAGCTCGGCGCGACGGCCGGCCTCAAGACGACGTCGTACGCCGAGAACGTCGTGGCGCTCGCCCACGCGAAGGAGCGCGGCGGCACCGAGGCCGTGTTCGCCAACACCGCCGGCAACCTGTGCGAGGGCACCGGCTCCAACGTCTTCTACGTCGTCGACGGCGAGCTGCGCACCCCGACGCTGGCGAGCGGCTGCCTGGCCGGCGTCACCCGCGCGCTCGTCATCGACTGGTGCGGTGCGCGCGAGGTCGACGAGCCGCTCGCCGACGTGCTGGCCCACGCGAGCGAGGCCTTCCTCGTGTCGACGACCCGCGACGTGCAGGCGATCTCGCGGTGGGACGACCGCGAGCTCCCGGCACCGGGCCCCCACACCCAGCGGTGTGCGACGACCTGGGCCGCCCGCGAGGCTGAGACGATGGAGCCGTGA
- a CDS encoding sulfotransferase family 2 domain-containing protein produces the protein MLVCDSHRVLFVHVPKTGGVSAEGVMRRACPDARKQVEPRRGRHAPLARILDSEPDLATYWSYGFVRNPWARMVSWYTMIEDWGRRFAEGGPEAVKNRGNEMWRAVGEYADFEDFVLRGTEEWPRLGRPQLAYLTSAAHGREVDFIGRTENFAADLAVVQERLGVEPKAPPRRNSSTHGHYADYFTDAAREKVSTVYAADIDRFGYTF, from the coding sequence GTGCTGGTCTGCGACTCCCACCGGGTTCTCTTCGTGCACGTCCCCAAGACCGGCGGGGTGTCGGCCGAGGGCGTGATGCGGCGGGCCTGCCCCGACGCCCGCAAGCAGGTCGAGCCGCGCCGCGGACGGCACGCACCCCTGGCGCGCATCCTCGACTCCGAGCCCGACCTCGCGACGTACTGGTCCTACGGCTTCGTGCGCAACCCGTGGGCCCGGATGGTGTCCTGGTACACCATGATCGAGGACTGGGGCCGCCGCTTCGCCGAGGGCGGGCCCGAGGCGGTGAAGAACCGCGGCAACGAGATGTGGCGAGCGGTGGGGGAGTACGCCGACTTCGAGGACTTCGTCCTGCGCGGCACCGAGGAGTGGCCGCGCCTCGGCCGCCCCCAGCTCGCCTACCTCACCTCGGCCGCCCACGGCCGCGAGGTGGACTTCATCGGCCGCACCGAGAACTTCGCCGCCGACCTCGCCGTGGTCCAGGAGCGCCTCGGCGTCGAGCCGAAGGCTCCGCCGCGGCGCAACAGCTCGACCCACGGGCACTACGCCGACTACTTCACCGACGCGGCGCGCGAGAAGGTCTCCACCGTCTACGCCGCCGACATCGACCGCTTCGGCTACACGTTCTGA
- a CDS encoding Trp biosynthesis-associated membrane protein — MAEVTRGPRRTFGPVVLLGLAGAGAAAVAGSKPWVVGSSGNLDSRSEATVAIAGGSIGSSSESPLALALALVVLACWGVVLVSRGRFRRVVAVLALVASLGVAATVVEGISSLPTKLAETLVELSGSDTASTSFTAWYAAAAVGAVLSVLATAAAVRLVPSWPEMGTKYDAPTGGAAGDGHDDGGLPADNIDIWKALDEGRDPTA; from the coding sequence ATGGCTGAGGTCACGAGGGGTCCGCGCCGGACCTTCGGCCCCGTCGTCCTGCTCGGCCTCGCCGGGGCAGGAGCCGCCGCGGTGGCCGGGAGCAAGCCGTGGGTGGTGGGCAGCAGCGGCAACCTCGACTCGCGGTCCGAGGCCACGGTGGCCATCGCCGGCGGGTCGATCGGCAGCTCGAGCGAGTCGCCGCTCGCACTGGCGCTCGCGCTGGTCGTCCTCGCGTGCTGGGGAGTCGTCCTCGTCTCCCGCGGCCGCTTCCGGCGGGTGGTGGCCGTGCTCGCGCTCGTCGCCTCGCTGGGGGTGGCCGCAACGGTCGTCGAGGGGATCTCCAGCCTGCCCACCAAGCTCGCCGAAACCCTGGTCGAGCTCTCCGGCAGCGACACCGCCAGCACGTCCTTCACGGCCTGGTACGCCGCAGCCGCCGTCGGCGCGGTGCTCTCCGTCCTCGCCACGGCGGCGGCCGTGCGCCTCGTGCCGTCGTGGCCGGAGATGGGCACCAAGTACGACGCCCCGACCGGCGGCGCGGCGGGCGACGGCCACGACGACGGTGGGCTCCCCGCCGACAACATCGACATCTGGAAGGCCCTCGATGAGGGCCGCGACCCCACCGCCTGA
- a CDS encoding SCO family protein, with protein sequence MRRSRSLLVLSVVLLATACAGGAGADSGEMTGTVLDPPFAVSPVPLVDDEGTSYSLTDSTDKPLTLVFFGYTNCPDICGQVMATLAGTLARLTDEQKDELDVVFVTTDPQRDTEEVVGRYVDAFDPSIIGLTGDLPDIIEVGKSLAVGIEKGDKLPSGGYDVTHGTRVYAIDADDESPMMWDHDVSQAQLARDVTTLLDEG encoded by the coding sequence GTGCGCAGAAGTAGGTCCCTGCTCGTCCTTTCCGTGGTGCTCCTCGCCACCGCGTGCGCCGGTGGTGCGGGCGCGGACTCCGGCGAGATGACCGGCACCGTCCTCGACCCGCCGTTCGCCGTGTCCCCGGTCCCGCTGGTCGACGACGAGGGGACGTCGTACTCCCTCACCGACAGCACCGACAAGCCGCTCACCCTGGTCTTCTTCGGCTACACCAACTGCCCCGACATCTGCGGGCAGGTGATGGCCACCCTCGCCGGCACCCTCGCGCGGCTGACCGACGAGCAGAAGGACGAGCTCGACGTGGTCTTCGTGACCACCGACCCGCAGCGGGACACCGAGGAGGTCGTGGGCCGCTACGTCGACGCGTTCGACCCCAGCATCATCGGCCTCACCGGCGACCTCCCCGACATCATCGAGGTGGGAAAGAGCCTCGCCGTGGGCATCGAGAAGGGCGACAAGCTGCCCAGCGGCGGCTACGACGTCACGCACGGCACGCGGGTGTACGCCATCGACGCCGACGACGAGTCGCCGATGATGTGGGACCACGACGTGTCGCAGGCACAGCTCGCCCGCGACGTCACGACCTTGCTCGACGAAGGATGA
- the trpC gene encoding indole-3-glycerol phosphate synthase TrpC produces MPATGTVLDDIIAGVREDLARREAALPLGELLAHLADAPAPRDPMPHFRARGSSVIAEVKRKSPSKGALADIPDPAALATAYSRGGAAAISVLTEERRFGGSLDDLRTVRAAVDTPILRKDFIVETYQLVEARAAGADLALLIVAALDDDTLRRLHDEAGELGLTVLVEVHDESETERALALDAELIGVNSRNLKTLDVDPGVFGRLAPQIHDDVVKVAESGITGVPDVQRFVSEGAGVVLVGEALVKDGDPEAAVRAMTGVTTP; encoded by the coding sequence ATGCCTGCGACCGGGACCGTGCTCGACGACATCATCGCCGGCGTCCGCGAGGACCTCGCCCGCCGCGAGGCGGCCCTCCCGCTCGGTGAGCTGCTCGCCCACCTCGCCGACGCGCCCGCACCGCGCGACCCGATGCCGCACTTCCGTGCGCGCGGCTCGAGCGTGATCGCCGAGGTGAAGCGCAAGAGCCCGAGCAAGGGCGCGCTGGCCGACATCCCCGACCCCGCGGCGCTCGCGACGGCGTACTCCCGTGGTGGCGCGGCCGCGATCTCCGTGCTCACCGAGGAGCGCCGCTTCGGCGGCAGCCTCGACGACCTGCGCACCGTCCGCGCGGCGGTCGACACCCCCATCCTGCGCAAGGACTTCATCGTCGAGACCTACCAGCTCGTCGAGGCGCGCGCCGCCGGTGCCGACCTCGCGCTGCTGATCGTCGCGGCACTCGACGACGACACGCTGCGCCGCCTCCACGACGAGGCCGGCGAGCTCGGCCTCACCGTGCTCGTCGAGGTGCACGACGAGTCCGAGACCGAGCGCGCGCTGGCCCTCGACGCCGAGCTGATCGGCGTCAACAGCCGCAACCTCAAGACCCTCGACGTCGACCCCGGCGTCTTCGGCCGCCTCGCGCCCCAGATCCACGACGACGTGGTCAAGGTCGCCGAGAGCGGTATCACCGGCGTCCCCGACGTCCAGCGGTTCGTCTCCGAAGGAGCAGGCGTGGTGCTGGTCGGCGAGGCGCTGGTCAAGGACGGCGACCCCGAGGCCGCCGTCCGTGCGATGACAGGAGTGACGACACCGTGA
- the hisI gene encoding phosphoribosyl-AMP cyclohydrolase produces the protein MTTQDSSLDPAISERLRHTAEGLVPVVVQQHGSGEVLMLAWVDDEALARTIASGRATYWSRSRREYWAKGDTSGHVQWLKEVRLDCDGDTLLFVVDQVGAACHTGDHTCFDADLVHWVDG, from the coding sequence GTGACGACCCAGGACTCCTCCCTCGACCCCGCGATCTCCGAGCGGTTGCGCCACACCGCGGAAGGCCTCGTGCCCGTCGTGGTGCAGCAGCACGGCTCGGGCGAGGTGCTGATGCTGGCCTGGGTCGACGACGAGGCGCTGGCCCGCACGATCGCCAGTGGCCGGGCGACGTACTGGTCGCGCTCGCGTCGCGAGTACTGGGCCAAGGGCGACACGTCCGGGCACGTCCAGTGGCTCAAGGAGGTCCGCCTCGACTGCGACGGCGACACCCTGCTCTTCGTGGTCGACCAGGTGGGCGCGGCGTGCCACACCGGCGACCACACGTGCTTCGACGCCGACCTGGTCCACTGGGTCGATGGCTGA
- the trpB gene encoding tryptophan synthase subunit beta — protein sequence MTQTQQTQQEPGRYDADDRGYFGGTWGGRFMPEALVAALDELTVAWQDAMADEAFVGEFERILRDYAGTPSRLYHAERFSAAVGARVLLKREDLNHTGAHKIRNVMGQALLTKRMGKSRVIAETGAGQHGVASATAAAYFDLDCTVYMGAVDTRRQALNVARMQLLGAKVVPVESGSATLKDAINEALRDWVASVDHTAYLFGTAAGPHPFPSMVRDFCRGIGDEARAQCLEQYGVLPDAVAACVGGGSNAIGIFTAFLEDEGVEIHGFEPGGDGVETGRHAATIHAGEAGVLHGARTYVLQDEDGQTVESHSISAGLDYPGVGPQHSLLAATGRATYTPVTDAEAMAAMALLSRTEGIIPAIESAHAIHGAIEVAKRLGQEKGPDATIIVNLSGRGDKDMGTAIEWFGLGDAEEGPEADLEVVEGVTQQ from the coding sequence GTGACCCAGACCCAGCAGACCCAGCAGGAGCCGGGGAGGTACGACGCGGACGACCGCGGCTACTTCGGCGGCACGTGGGGCGGGCGCTTCATGCCCGAGGCGCTCGTGGCCGCCCTCGACGAGCTGACGGTGGCGTGGCAGGACGCGATGGCCGACGAGGCCTTCGTCGGCGAGTTCGAGCGGATCCTGCGCGACTACGCCGGCACCCCGAGCCGGCTCTACCACGCCGAGCGGTTCTCCGCGGCCGTGGGCGCCCGCGTGCTGCTCAAGCGCGAGGACCTCAACCACACCGGTGCGCACAAGATCCGCAACGTGATGGGCCAGGCCCTGCTCACCAAGCGGATGGGCAAGAGCCGGGTGATCGCCGAGACCGGTGCCGGCCAGCACGGTGTGGCCAGCGCGACGGCGGCTGCCTACTTCGACCTCGACTGCACCGTCTACATGGGGGCCGTCGACACGCGACGCCAGGCGCTCAACGTGGCCCGCATGCAGCTCCTCGGCGCCAAGGTCGTGCCGGTCGAGTCCGGCAGCGCGACCCTCAAGGACGCCATCAACGAGGCGCTGCGCGACTGGGTCGCCAGCGTCGACCACACGGCATACCTCTTCGGCACCGCGGCCGGACCGCACCCCTTCCCGAGCATGGTCCGCGACTTCTGCCGCGGCATCGGCGACGAGGCCCGCGCGCAGTGCCTCGAGCAGTACGGCGTCCTGCCTGACGCAGTCGCGGCGTGCGTCGGCGGCGGTTCCAACGCGATCGGCATCTTCACCGCGTTCCTCGAGGACGAGGGCGTGGAGATCCACGGGTTCGAGCCCGGCGGTGACGGTGTGGAGACGGGTCGCCACGCGGCCACGATCCACGCCGGCGAGGCCGGCGTGCTGCACGGTGCGCGCACCTACGTCCTCCAGGACGAGGACGGGCAGACCGTCGAGTCGCACTCCATCTCGGCCGGTCTCGACTACCCCGGCGTCGGCCCGCAGCACTCGCTGCTGGCCGCGACCGGGCGGGCGACGTACACCCCGGTCACCGACGCCGAGGCGATGGCCGCGATGGCGCTGCTCAGCCGCACCGAGGGGATCATCCCCGCCATCGAGTCGGCGCACGCGATCCACGGCGCGATCGAGGTCGCGAAGCGGCTGGGCCAGGAGAAGGGCCCCGACGCGACGATCATCGTGAACCTCAGCGGACGCGGCGACAAGGACATGGGCACGGCCATCGAGTGGTTCGGGCTGGGTGACGCGGAGGAGGGCCCCGAGGCCGACCTCGAGGTGGTCGAGGGAGTGACGCAGCAGTGA
- the trpA gene encoding tryptophan synthase subunit alpha has protein sequence MTSTSAAFAQARAEGRAALIGYLPAGYPSVEGSARAMQVMVEAGCDAIEIGLPYSDPVMDGPTIQAAAQAALDGGIRTADVLRVVEQVAATGVPTLVMTYWNPIERYGVERWAADLASAGGAGLITPDITPDHGAEWIAAADAHDLDKVFLVAPSSTDERIAMTAAESRGFVYAAAVMGVTGARDASSDLAGPLVGRVRASGDVPVAVGIGVSNGDQAAEVASYADGVIVGSAFVRCLLDHAGDEAAGLAALRALTTDLAEGVRRAQK, from the coding sequence GTGACGTCGACGAGCGCCGCCTTCGCGCAGGCCCGGGCCGAGGGGCGCGCGGCCCTGATCGGCTACCTCCCGGCGGGCTACCCGAGCGTCGAGGGGTCGGCCAGGGCCATGCAGGTGATGGTCGAGGCCGGCTGCGACGCGATCGAGATCGGGCTGCCCTACAGCGACCCGGTGATGGACGGGCCCACGATCCAGGCCGCGGCGCAGGCCGCGCTCGACGGCGGGATCCGCACCGCCGACGTGCTCCGCGTCGTGGAGCAGGTCGCCGCGACCGGCGTGCCGACGCTGGTGATGACCTACTGGAACCCCATCGAGCGCTACGGCGTCGAGCGGTGGGCCGCCGACCTCGCGAGCGCCGGGGGAGCGGGGCTCATCACGCCCGACATCACCCCCGACCACGGCGCCGAGTGGATCGCGGCCGCCGACGCGCACGACCTCGACAAGGTCTTCCTCGTCGCCCCCAGCTCGACCGACGAGCGGATCGCGATGACCGCCGCCGAGAGCCGCGGCTTCGTCTACGCCGCCGCCGTCATGGGGGTCACGGGTGCGCGCGACGCCTCGTCCGACCTCGCCGGCCCGCTCGTCGGGCGGGTGCGCGCGAGCGGAGACGTGCCGGTCGCGGTCGGCATCGGCGTCAGCAACGGCGACCAGGCCGCCGAGGTGGCGTCCTACGCCGACGGTGTCATCGTCGGCTCCGCCTTCGTCCGCTGCCTGCTCGACCACGCGGGCGACGAGGCGGCCGGCCTCGCCGCGCTGCGTGCCCTGACCACCGACCTGGCCGAAGGCGTGCGGCGTGCGCAGAAGTAG